The Priestia koreensis genomic interval ATTTTTGTATTTACAATTGGAATGCTTTATTTGGAGCGTCAGCGTAAAAAAGCGCACGCCAAGGGCGAAGGTTATTTTGGTGTGGAGAGTGGAAATGCAGAGCTTGCTGCATCTGCTGAAACAGAAGCAGCTCAAGCATCTCTGTCTACGTCACCACAGCCAAGTGCATTGCGTCAGTGGCTCGCTTTTGCCCCGCTTATCCTCGTAGGGGTTTCGAACAAATTGTTCGTTATGTCAGTCGTCAAATGGTATCCAAACGGATTCGATTTTTCTAAAATTGGTTTAGAGTCATTTGGAGTCGTTGACTTAAATACGGTGGCAGGAATTTGGTCTGTAGAACTGGCCCTTTTAATTGGGATTATCGCCACCATGATTTATGGCTGGAAACGCATTATGGTAAACTTCCAAACGGGTTTAAATGCAAGTATTGGAGGCGCTTTGTTAGCTACAATGAATACAGCGTCTGAATATGGATTTGGTGGAGTTATTGCTGCATTACCTGGTTTCAGCGTTGTACGTGACGGCATTTCTCATACGTTTACGAATCCGCTCGTTAACGGAGCCGTTACGACAAACGTATTAGCCGGTTTGACGGGGTCCGCATCTGGCGGTTTAGGAATCGCGTTAAGTGCGATGGGAGATAAATACGTAGAAGCTGCTCAAAAGTTCAATATCGATCCAGAAGTTATGCACAGGGTCATTGCCATGGCATCAGGTGGTATGGACACGCTTCCTCATAACGGAGCTGTAATTACACTTCTTGCTGTCACAGGCTTAACACATAAACAATCATACAAAGATATTTTTGCGTTAACGATCATTAAAACGCTAGCATGTTTCTTCGTCATCTTATTCTATTCGTTAACAGGACTTTACTAAACCGATCAAGAAGAACACCTTTTCAGCGAAAGGTGTTCTTTTTATTTGATTGAAAATAAAAGTTAGAATATTCCTTATTATTAGGAGAAAAGTTTTATTTTTGGCTCGTATACGCGAAAATAGACGAATTTTTTTTACTAAGTTTTTTTAGTATTCTATAATGTTTTTATGCGTTTTCTCTGTAGAATTTTTGGTGGAAATCAAAAGGTGCTTTATATATTTATGAAGCAATGCCGTAAGCGCTGAGCGTTTGTAGACAATGGAGGGGTTGTGGCCTTTATGTGTAAAAGGCGGTAAAGAGGTGAGAGAATGTATTGTAAAAAAAATAAGAACGTATCATCGGGGGATGCAAACAATAATCTTCAGTCAAAAGAGTTGCATACATATAAAGATGAAATGACTGAAACACATGCGAATGAACCGCAGTGTGAGTGCTATGAGTTTCATTTTAAATTCTATCTCTCTGGAAAGAACAAGGGATTGGTGATTAAGAAGCATTCTTATACGTTATCAAAAGATGAAAACGAAAAAATGATTCGAATGGCAAATGGCGTATCCTTAATTGGTAGGTTTGTGTTGACGAAAGAAGCACTTCAAGACATCAATAAATATATTGCTTATCTAAACAATGCTTATGCATTGGAAGTGCCTATGTTAGATATGCGAACGATTAGACGTACCTTTGCGAGTATTACAAGCTTTCCGACGACCATGTCAAAGTCCATCACGAAAGTCTACACAAGGAAACGAGGATAATGCGTTAAACGCATTTTTTTATTGCGCTCTATTTTTACCATAATGTACCTCTGTTTGATTTTTTTTCTTATGCAGCTCTTGCTGAATCAATAGAAAAGGAGCTATTTATCTATGTATAAATAGCTCCTCTTCTATCACCCTAATCGCCGTTATTTAAGATCTACAAAATGATGGTTTGTAATAATGTTTTGTAGCTGTTCAGTCGTAATTTCAATAATGCCATCATCATATAACTGAATTAATTGCTTTAATTTTTCTACACCGTTTGCATTTAGCACGCTGCTGTAAATGTCCGCAACGAGCTGTTGATCATCATGC includes:
- a CDS encoding GntP family permease, with product MDLLIIILALGLLMLIAYRGFSVILFAPLCALLAVMLTEPSYVLPFFSNIFMEKMVGFIKNYFPVFLLGAVFGKLVETSGVAESIAKTIVRFVGAKRAILAIVLLCAILTYSGVSLFVVAFAAYPFAANLFREANIPKRLIPGTIALGAVTFTMDALPGTPQIQNVIPTSFFKTDIYAAPILGIIGAIFVFTIGMLYLERQRKKAHAKGEGYFGVESGNAELAASAETEAAQASLSTSPQPSALRQWLAFAPLILVGVSNKLFVMSVVKWYPNGFDFSKIGLESFGVVDLNTVAGIWSVELALLIGIIATMIYGWKRIMVNFQTGLNASIGGALLATMNTASEYGFGGVIAALPGFSVVRDGISHTFTNPLVNGAVTTNVLAGLTGSASGGLGIALSAMGDKYVEAAQKFNIDPEVMHRVIAMASGGMDTLPHNGAVITLLAVTGLTHKQSYKDIFALTIIKTLACFFVILFYSLTGLY